The following are encoded in a window of Flavobacterium psychrotrophum genomic DNA:
- a CDS encoding 2-isopropylmalate synthase, translating into MKNEQIEIFDTTLRDGEQVPGCKLNTEQKLKIADALDNLGVDVIEAGFPVSSPGDFKSVTEISKLVKNAVVCGLTRAVKNDIEVAAEALKYARRPRIHTGIGTSESHIKFKFNSTPEKIIEQAAEAVAYAKKFVYDVEFYAEDAGRTDNAYLAKVCSAAVKAGATVLNIPDTTGYCLPDEYGAKIKYLKEHVVGIDRVRLSCHCHNDLGLATANAIAGAINGARQIECTINGIGERAGNTALEEVVMILRQHPALNLTTNIKTKNLLGISKMIANEMGMFVQANKAIVGDNAFAHSSGIHQDGVIKNRETYEIINPADVGVTESSIVLTARSGRSALAYRAKKIGYELTKADLDIVYLEFLKFADSCKEVVENDLHRIIEGSKSRLEINI; encoded by the coding sequence ATGAAAAACGAGCAGATAGAAATTTTTGACACCACGCTTCGCGATGGAGAGCAGGTGCCGGGCTGTAAACTGAATACAGAACAGAAGCTTAAAATTGCTGACGCGCTCGATAATCTGGGTGTAGATGTTATAGAGGCAGGATTTCCTGTTTCGAGTCCGGGCGATTTTAAATCGGTTACCGAGATATCAAAACTGGTTAAAAATGCCGTAGTTTGCGGGCTGACGCGTGCCGTTAAAAACGATATTGAAGTAGCTGCCGAGGCTCTTAAATATGCGCGCCGTCCCAGGATACATACCGGTATAGGTACATCTGAATCGCATATAAAATTCAAATTTAATTCTACTCCTGAGAAAATTATAGAACAGGCGGCAGAAGCTGTGGCTTACGCCAAAAAGTTTGTATATGATGTAGAGTTCTATGCCGAAGATGCGGGACGTACTGATAATGCTTATTTAGCAAAAGTGTGTAGCGCTGCTGTAAAAGCCGGTGCTACCGTACTTAACATTCCGGATACTACAGGGTATTGCCTGCCCGATGAATATGGCGCTAAAATAAAATATCTTAAAGAACATGTGGTGGGCATAGACCGTGTAAGGCTGTCGTGCCACTGCCATAACGACCTTGGTCTGGCTACAGCTAATGCCATAGCCGGAGCTATTAATGGCGCCCGCCAGATAGAATGTACCATAAACGGTATAGGCGAACGCGCAGGTAATACGGCTCTTGAAGAGGTCGTCATGATATTGCGCCAGCATCCGGCACTTAACCTTACTACAAACATCAAAACTAAAAACCTGTTAGGCATCAGTAAAATGATAGCTAATGAGATGGGGATGTTTGTTCAGGCTAACAAAGCCATTGTGGGCGATAATGCTTTTGCACACAGCTCCGGGATTCATCAGGATGGAGTTATTAAAAACCGCGAAACATATGAAATCATTAACCCTGCCGATGTAGGCGTTACAGAATCGTCTATAGTGCTTACGGCACGCAGCGGCCGCAGCGCGTTGGCATACAGGGCTAAAAAAATAGGGTATGAGCTTACCAAGGCCGACCTTGATATTGTGTATCTTGAGTTCCTGAAATTTGCAGACAGTTGCAAAGAGGTGGTAGAGAACGACCTGCACCGTATTATTGAGGGTTCTAAAAGCAGGTTAGAGATAAATATTTAA